The following proteins come from a genomic window of Candidatus Margulisiibacteriota bacterium:
- a CDS encoding ParB/RepB/Spo0J family partition protein has protein sequence MSKKKDVKKPKESKKLDAAFVKAVKVAASQSKEMDISLIDLTGWNPRGEDSYKDEAFGELKQSMKENGFFKHEPLLVRAVGDRYQLIAGHRRLRAAQDLNFKFVPVSIQYVNDQDAKLLIFLDNLHRKDFSPLEEAAGIKQVLDDGAVTQTELAKKMGMSQAYVANRLRLLEAPEELKAMIISQEITPSHVNVLLSFIGYSVFEDMITNLKEVLFDGPVTVKDLEDDIVWGTLRSSEAALNLDDFSYEIKKFRDFFDFGLCPDCNDFRQVLSYKDEKNRVCINQNCWSVKLAAAQKAYELAEDKKARNLLNKDKVDISKMSYGTYMVLKNASWDQTACTSCDKCKKDKDKELICLDVKCFDKKEKVWNTEKQRLLEVAEEVAEEEAWLICDHKLECLVAIDIKVLRSIVLRLAEGPLASIAEEGLKLWDGATDEEGNVDISKIPDDDIPKALIRLIVAENFECGDPTVEAMDKFLEELGV, from the coding sequence ATGAGTAAAAAGAAAGATGTTAAAAAACCAAAAGAATCAAAAAAATTAGATGCTGCTTTTGTAAAAGCGGTAAAGGTAGCTGCAAGCCAGTCAAAAGAGATGGATATCTCCCTGATAGATCTGACTGGCTGGAACCCTCGCGGTGAAGATTCATATAAGGATGAGGCTTTTGGTGAGCTCAAGCAGAGCATGAAGGAAAATGGTTTCTTCAAGCATGAACCTCTTCTGGTCAGAGCTGTAGGTGATCGCTACCAGCTCATAGCTGGCCATAGAAGGCTTAGAGCTGCTCAGGACCTTAATTTTAAGTTCGTGCCTGTGTCTATTCAGTATGTAAATGATCAGGATGCAAAACTCTTGATCTTTCTGGATAATCTACATCGCAAGGATTTCTCTCCTCTGGAAGAAGCTGCAGGAATCAAGCAGGTCCTTGACGATGGCGCCGTAACTCAGACAGAGCTTGCCAAGAAGATGGGAATGAGCCAGGCGTATGTAGCCAATCGTCTCAGGCTGCTTGAGGCTCCGGAAGAATTGAAGGCTATGATTATTTCGCAAGAAATAACTCCGAGTCATGTTAATGTCCTGTTGTCTTTCATTGGATATTCTGTTTTTGAGGATATGATCACTAATTTGAAAGAAGTCCTTTTTGATGGTCCTGTTACAGTGAAGGACCTTGAAGATGATATTGTTTGGGGGACGTTGAGGAGTTCAGAAGCCGCTCTAAACTTAGATGATTTTTCATATGAGATTAAGAAATTTCGGGATTTCTTTGATTTTGGTCTCTGTCCAGACTGTAATGATTTCAGGCAGGTACTAAGCTACAAAGATGAAAAGAACCGGGTGTGTATCAATCAGAATTGTTGGTCCGTAAAGCTTGCTGCAGCACAGAAAGCATATGAGCTCGCTGAAGATAAAAAAGCTCGTAATCTCCTGAATAAAGACAAAGTCGATATTTCTAAAATGAGTTATGGGACCTATATGGTCCTTAAAAATGCAAGCTGGGACCAAACAGCCTGTACTTCATGTGATAAATGCAAGAAGGATAAAGATAAGGAACTGATTTGTCTCGATGTGAAGTGCTTTGACAAAAAGGAAAAAGTTTGGAACACAGAAAAGCAAAGGCTGCTAGAAGTAGCTGAAGAAGTAGCTGAAGAAGAAGCCTGGTTAATTTGTGACCATAAACTGGAATGTCTTGTTGCTATTGATATCAAGGTACTGAGATCGATAGTTTTGAGATTAGCCGAGGGTCCCCTTGCCTCCATAGCTGAAGAAGGTTTGAAATTGTGGGATGGAGCAACAGACGAAGAAGGAAATGTCGATATCTCAAAGATTCCGGATGATGACATTCCCAAAGCATTAATTCGTCTTATTGTTGCAGAGAACTTTGAATGTGGTGATCCGACTGTGGAAGCTATGGATAAGTTCTTGGAAGAATTGGGGGTTTGA